The Macaca fascicularis isolate 582-1 chromosome 14, T2T-MFA8v1.1 genome contains the following window.
ACTGTAAGAGTAATTAGCTTCAGAATAAACTTCACCACAAATAGAACATGTAGGTTCTGAAAGAAATTTCCACGAGCATTGGATATCATGTGTGCACAGCAACAGCAATATAGCCTCATTTTGCTTGGTGAGTTCTTAAACACATTCTAAAGAGGAAAACATTTATGAGAACATAGTAACTATCCCCAGAGAGAACATTTAtatggaggaaaagaaggaaagttatatcacttttaaaataaaggctAAAAGGGAGGAGGCATGGAAACCACATAAAGGTTGAAAATGTTAGAGGCCCCAGTTAGGAGGAACACTAGCAGAAAAGCGTTCTCTATCTCACTTGGCCTGAGGTAAGGGGGAAAAGGAAACTATTgccctatggggaaaaaaaaaaattctacctctAGCACTCCAAGATAGTCCCAGGAGCCACAGTAGGATTCAGGTTGTGATCAGAAACAGATGTTCAAGCTTCACCTTGTGGGGGATTCAGTAATGCTGTCAGTTGCCACGTGGACAATTTGAATGCTCCTGAAACCATTTTGGAAGGGAATATggaggagatggggtttcaggaGTAATCGGAGAAAAGTACATGATAGAAAATATAAAGGTTTTTCACTGATATACAAATTATTTACATCTTACTCAGTGGGTGAGTTCTGGAAAACATGTGataagctctctctctctctctctctcatcactaTGAAAGTGATTATAAAGAGTTCTCAATTGACAAGACCTCTGGCATATTTTCCTACAAAGATAGCtctaataaattaattttcagtAAATACTGAGACTGTTGTATTATGAGAGCTCTACAACCTTTGTATGCTACAATCTCTTAAATTAACTCATTGAACTCCAGTGAATCTTTAGTTTCCTAATGttaatactttgtttttattaatagtttCAATATTCAGGAGATTACTCCTCAGAAACAGCTTATTTGTTGATTGGAAAATGTTTTTCATCGCTATTACACTTCAAAACAGACGACAGAGGGAAAAATTGCACCTTCCTCTAAGATCTGGTTCTCAGGTATTGCAAGTTCTACCCTTGAGATTATGGTAAACAAGCTGTGGGCACAGTCCAGGATAGAAAGGTTTTAAGAACTCATTAAAATAGAATAAGGCATCATCCATATTGATGAAAGAACAAAGCCAGGAGAAATAATGATTGCCAAGAGTGTTGCAGCTGAGTTTCAGCATATTAATAACAAACGTTTTTCAGTAGTTACATGCTGGGTGGTATGCTAAgctctattttttaatattaaaatttgtattataaaatattttgaacttatGGATTAAGAGATGCCAATGTACAGACCACAGAAACTTAAGATGTTAAACTTGTCAGTTTTGCTTAAGAGCCATCACttttaaagacataaaacatTCAGCTAAAGTCCACTCCTCATCccatctttttcctttcctcttaacTCTAAATATCCTGATTTTTCATGCTatcattcaaattttatttttttactgaagTCCACTCCTCATCccatctttttcctttcctcttaacTCTAAATATCCTGACTTTTCATGCTATCAttcaaattctattttgttttttactatacCTATATTTATGCAATTTGCCTTTTCCaccaaatattaataatttgataTTTACCCACAATGATACATGTAGACCTGGCTGATTCATATTGGCTTCTACCCTGAGCTTCATCATAAGAGTAAATCTCAGTTGATCCACTCCAGGTAGACTATTTTTTGTTGTAAACATTCAAAGGGTGCCTTACTGACCAATCTTGTGCATATCTCCTTGTGAACATGTGCAAATTTCTCTAAGTCCATTCCTTgaaatggaatttctgggtccTAAAGTATGCACCCTCCAAGTTTACTAGGCGTTACTAAAAGTATTTCCAAAATGATTGTATCAATTTACACATCTATCAAAAATataagtcctttgtccatttttttcttggtatttttttcttcttactgatttttaagCATTCTTTTGGAAGTCATTTCAATGTAAATATATTCTTCCAATTTATGGCTTGAAATTTCACTTTGTTAATCATcacttttatcattaaaatacCTTAATAATAATGTGGAAAACATTATCAATACTTTCCTTCTAAGTTTGTGCTTTTTGTCTTAAAATAGAATTCTCGACCCCAATGTGGTGAACacatttcttcatcttcttctaaGTGTTTAAAAATTTCCTCTTCACATTTAAATCTTCAAACCATCTGGAatgtatttttgtatatgctgTTATGGAATCTCAGTTTATCTTTTAAcagatagtcttttttttttttttagaagttcaTTTTGCCaccaatgactttttaaaaattacctctgTTGTATAATGTGACAGAAGTGGACTCGTTTCTAAGATCACAGTTTTGGTCTATTGGTCTATCCTTGTTTGCTGATACCATACCATTAAATTGCTAGAGCTTTGTAATAAGTCTTGGTATCTGTAGGATGAGTACTTCCTAACAACTGTTCATCTGAATTGATTTggcttttcttgttctttattcCACCATGCAAATTTGAGGATTAGCTCTCTCTCCCAGTAGTGTCTCTTTTCTAAATACTTGTTTCTTAATAATTTGTTGGTGGTGAAATGAAGCTATTGATATTTTTTGTGGTTGGTTTACCAAATCTTTTATTATTCCATCATTGATCAACACAAATAAACAGTGTTATTAGGCAAGAGGGGAGGTGAGCTGTGTGAAAGAAATCGTGAAGTGACTTCATTTAAAGTTGTATTGTTTTTCCAAATTAATTTGATGAGGTTGAGAATAGTTATAATAAAGTCTTCCCAACCATAAGCATATCAATCTCTTATAGTTCTTCTTTTATGTCCTTTAATAAAGATTAGTAATTTTTTCATAAAGATCTTATTTTTGCTAGATTAATTCCTGGATCATGTTTTAGCTATTTCTTGCATTTGATCTTCTGAGCCACTAGTGTGTCCTCTCCTTTAATGCACCTACTTTATTATTTTGtcaaaaaaatcatgtttttaaaagttgtgtatgtgagtgtgttgCGTTCAGATCCCTTTAagtactttttgttgttgttcccttATCTGTTTCCTCCAGCAATTATTACACTGAACATGGGTCATACTCCTTAACCcgatccttctttctcttgttgcTACAGTCCCTTGACTATACAATTAACTTTCTCACAGATAAATTGGGGAATCCACAGGTGCTGAATGGAAAAGATGTTTAAGAGGAAACTTATGTTCCTCCTGACACACCTTGGAGAAAGACTCTAATCTTTTTCGGTTGAAGCCCTTCTCCCTACCTTAGAACTAGGAGACAACCCATCCAACCCCTCGCCTTTTGTGGACAGGAAAACCAGCCCCTTCATGCCAGTTTGAGATCCTCTGAGGTTGAAACGCCAAGCTCTTTCAGGGATTCTCTGACCTTTGCTCCCGAGCTCTGAAGCTGCTCACTTTTGATTCCTCCACCCCTAAGAGAAGAAGCTCAATTCTCTCCACAGGACTCAGTGGCTGGCTCTAGAGCCAAAGGCAAGTAGCTTGGAGTTAGGAATGGAAGCCATTATGGTCCCCAAATCCACCACTGGTTTATTTTCTACTTGTTTCTTAATAATTTGTTGGTGGTGAAAATGAATGCTATCAATTGAAGGATTTTGGGTTTGCTTGTTTTGTAGCTTTGTGGTTGGTTGGCCAAACCTTTTATATAGTATTCCACTGTTGTTCAAAACATAAATAGTACttttgggactgaggggacaggtgATCCTGTAGATTcccaaagaaaaggcaaaaaggcAAAACATGGCCAACATTATCCATTTACTTTTCAGATTTACTGactgaatataattttctttacataAACATTTGATCTAAatcacttttgttgttgttgttgctggttGGTTTTTAATACTGGAAACAGAGATTCAGTTTGAAAGATACCCTGAAATCTTAAGAGTAGCATACACCAATCCCTCCCACTCTCTACCCAAAATCTAGTTGGTTTAAATGAGCAGAATgatccatttttccattttaggTGAGCAGATGTTTATGAAAGATCTTAGGACTGTTTGCCTCATTTATCAGGAAAATTTACAAGGGAAGAAGCCATTAATCGAATTTCTACTTGTAAATATAAGAAGACTAGTACTCAGGTTCATATACTTTTAACATGACCTTGTTGAAAGAAACGTTAACAATTCCAAAACTAAATTAAAcgaattttaagtttttttctcccaaaagcataaaaatggagACGATCTTAACAGGAAATTCTTAAAAGGTAAAAACAACTCTTCCTTGTACTAGTCCTTGGGTAGTTACCATACAACAGGTTCTtctttttgttagtttctttGAAAAGGGCTTTTTGGTCCCAAGTCTGTTCCTGCTTAGTATCTGCTCCGGCCTCCTCCTCTCTCCATGCGGCCTCCTAGACGGCCTCCGCCCCTAGGCACCCTGCAGCCGGATCGGCTGTAAGAATCACGCTGGGGAGGGCAGCCCCTTTCCATGGACAGAGACAGCCCACGATCTGGTCTGCCCACCCGGTCTCGGCCCCTCGAGTAGCGGTCGCTCCGGCCATAACTGCTGCTGTAACTGTCGCGGCCGCCGCTGTAGGCATCCGGTGAGCAGCCCCGGTACTCCTCGTAGCGGCCTCCTCCTCCGTAAGATGGCGGTGTCCCCCGTCCTGGGGCGCCGCCGCGCAGGTCTCCGTAGCTCTCAAAGGGCTCTCGGTAGGAACCTCTGCTGGGATGATCCCCGTAGTCACGGTCGCGACACCCGTAGCCGTCTCGGTCGCCGTAGCCTCTCAAGGGACAGTCGTCCCGGACACTGGAGTGGCCGTATTCGCGGTGGGTGTACTCTCTGGGCGAGGGGGCAAAACCCCGGGGTTCGCGGTAGTCTCGGCTCGAGTAGCCGTCTCTGGACGAGTAGCCCTCATCCCGCGGGCCCAGATAGGGGTCGCGGCGCGGGGGCGGCGGCTCTCGGCGCGGTGGTCCTGAGTAGCCGTCTCGCCCCCGCACGGCCAGGGCCCTCCCGCGCATTCCACCGCCGCTGCTGCGAGCCGGACCCGACGGCGCGGCCCTCTTCGGGGGTGGGCCGGCCctgcgcggcggcggcggcggcccgcGCTTCATAGGCATCGGGGCCCTGGAGGGCCGCAGGTCGAAATCTCCCGCGTAGCCGCCGTCGTCATCGGGCCCGCCCCGGGAGGGGGAACGCCGCGGGCCGCCGCCACCTCCGCGGGTTCCGCGCAGGAACCTCGGGCGACCGCGGCTGCGAGGAGGCGGCGGGCCTCGCCGGCTGCTCTCGAACGCCGGTTTGGTGGCCTGGGCCACCTTGATGGCCTTACCATCCAGGGACTTGCCGTTCATGTCTCTGGCGGCGGCCTTGGCGTCTGCGGGGCTTTCGAAGGTGACGAACGCGAAGCCCCTCGACTTGTTGGTTTCTCGGTCTTTCATCAGGAGCACCTCGACGATGCGGCCATACTTGCCAAACTCGGCTTCGAGGGCTTTCTCGTCGGTTTCGAGGTTGAGGCCTCCAATGAACAGCTTCCCCGGGCGATCCGCTTCAACCATGTCTGCCGGTCGAACGGTCGGTCAGTGGCGGTGGGAGGCGATGAGGCGGCGCCAGTCGAGGCCTTCGAGCTCGCTCGTCTAGGGCGGCTCCTACCGGTCGGGCGGCGCGTAGTGGCTTAGTCCCCGGAACCGCTGCCTTAGCCTGCTGCAGGGCGCGCCCCTACTGCCTGTGATTGGTCGGCTGTCTGCGGAGGGCAGATTCGCCGTCGGGAAAGTCGGCAGTTCTGTGTCTCCTTTTTAGTCTTTAACTTCCTATTCACCTGACCCGGGCTTAACGGCTTTAATGGCCTCCTGAAAGCTCAGGGAAAAGCCGTTAGgtggaaaaaatttttttctatttcttttaatgagAACAATTATAATGATCCCAAACCTAAGTTACCCAAACcattttcaaacagaaaaaaatagttaaattttaattattactaaaattattaagttaaaaatcatttttcaattATTGAAAAATAGAGTAATAACAGTTTacaagtttaaattttattttactgatcttttaaaaataatcagctTTTAGCCTTTTCGatcttgttttgattttctttggTGCTATTGTCTttattctttctacatttattggatttattgtttatattattctcttctaattttttaaataaggcaCTTAGCACattaagagtttaaaaaatatttcttctaattGTTATATTTAAGGTTAGAACTTATTCTCTAGGCACCGGTTAATATCATGCCTTGAGCAGTTATATATGTTGTTTTCACTGTTGTTCAGTTcctaatattttctcatttttattatttcctttttggaCCATGTATTAAAGAAGTATGTTTgtaaattttcaaacatatgtACCTGTTGGTTATTTTATAATATGCTCAGTACGATATCCATTGTTTTTcattgagacttgctttgtgaCCTAATATGGT
Protein-coding sequences here:
- the RBMXL2 gene encoding RNA-binding motif protein, X-linked-like-2: MVEADRPGKLFIGGLNLETDEKALEAEFGKYGRIVEVLLMKDRETNKSRGFAFVTFESPADAKAAARDMNGKSLDGKAIKVAQATKPAFESSRRGPPPPRSRGRPRFLRGTRGGGGGPRRSPSRGGPDDDGGYAGDFDLRPSRAPMPMKRGPPPPPRRAGPPPKRAAPSGPARSSGGGMRGRALAVRGRDGYSGPPRREPPPPRRDPYLGPRDEGYSSRDGYSSRDYREPRGFAPSPREYTHREYGHSSVRDDCPLRGYGDRDGYGCRDRDYGDHPSRGSYREPFESYGDLRGGAPGRGTPPSYGGGGRYEEYRGCSPDAYSGGRDSYSSSYGRSDRYSRGRDRVGRPDRGLSLSMERGCPPQRDSYSRSGCRVPRGGGRLGGRMERGGGRSRY